One region of Babylonia areolata isolate BAREFJ2019XMU chromosome 29, ASM4173473v1, whole genome shotgun sequence genomic DNA includes:
- the LOC143274868 gene encoding uncharacterized protein LOC143274868 isoform X1, giving the protein MFGGYSGYWPQWWNMWNNYRYWPGYWNNWSWMWNNNYPFYYSKKDKQQADKEHIISKRSSDSLNEDQVSRMVGGYGGYLPQEWNMWNHYRYWPSQLKKWNWMWNRHGNFHTYYPFRFSRRQDNRGPNMRIKRSTSDDTDGEDISRVMGGHGGYWPQRWNMWSNYRYWPGYWNNWNWMWNNYNPFHFSKEKIEKQSDMKHVREKRSTENGDEDQVSRMMGGYGGHWPQWWNMWNKNRYWPGYWNDWYWMWNNYNPFYFSKENTKENLDKEHILTKRSTDTSEEDQVSRMMGGYSGYWPQWWNMWNNYRYWPGYWKGWYSTWNNYYPFYFSKENEEAQSDKERVGREKRGTETKDKDTISRMMGGYGGNWPQWWNMWNNYRYWPNWNNWVWSHFSKGFPVNSYHRFQNTQYGNGHHTIFKRNADENDKMEEKVAHMMNGYQYPHGPDLQNIRGNDNYQPHYWNSQADWSHNWNRNTWMWNRNPAQFSPNMFFYHQSGGPDFPPSAGYRWNTGNGVNRFPSDHPFAFSQDGNGASDDPSKKQREKRSSGPVQSKNSTVENTTDTTSASDTDSASDPDIARQMSSFDGSSANPYQQQWWRLYRSYVNSKPRHWGGKPRFTAYENPFDNVYRMRYSDRFGRYYYVRYFLPWRLYQYWFQQMCNRWAQNQMWYDTMRRGSTSRYSPFSKPASDPDVRQQRTDGAAPEGEETGAQRETDKAEEKRTKRSLGGMNSVSRYLYPYGSMLGLSYNSPSWWNNVVNSNGWPLGNYFMHNRVWGPRNRGNDWVWPSYNGHPFMYLQKRGSSTENTKQRVDENTPSMEQNKADAATDSGRSKRSTGQTSGEDEDEHVSRWMRVPDQFYNQPMWKQNSWGQQMPGWMGGNPKNGFNDFYPGFMNNKFMPSDRFNQYVNQDRKWDSFNNFHPFSFSESDLETEKQPSGERQKRSSEEDIETRSSADDVDPKVSRWVRGYLSMPPMISRVYPWPMGMRQGWQYQGHNSQSHWRTWNGWGEGKSWNNWNTAYTATFPSPSFAFSAGEATNAEKIRQKRSSEHSPGVQSEDSEDASEDDPEVSRMGRGFGWRGVYPMGGKKHSPSMFEDRRWMGYTMPDSYVYGPRRSNWQGKNHFPSGWLSSQNRFFPQWNRYQNVPFWGWRDNRQMQNVNNWNNFQNFRKMNPFNNGNVDESVFDPLSSYYFSKKDALTSSNEEKIEKSMADKTTSTDTMTATSQEEAEDRSKRSVITLASLLTKGNRQPGQRQLNFQTMLKPNRRFLKRSAPYKVKRFSPEATARLEKRFQKRSPTTTTPPPATTSKDPPTSPEVAPRMAMRATAPARGQQDRDREWGPPRDARFPPDPNTNPSPSDRSEIPNPGFSPGRGSGQAAGSGQGVDPQGSLAGPGDWGWDRSGWSANLNWAGGQDDDQGSRDKGQEQKGPTDRDSTSTTTTTSSDSQPGGNPSDSFQNGDSQNRLSNYNYIDVNNPDYWNQFFNPSSVNSSAGRPLGNASQWDNWFGLWAYGPNFWDDMNDLDLWDAPWGSGSWGMGPGGSQWGGNWWGNPATDFSSSSSSSAQPVEMGWEIFWLDDCDGDWSSRDSGFRPLNTRDWWNLAQFLDVDVMDVLPGHPHDRDCGDCLPPYVLSPPRRYHASFRFQPLSFRPSFSVLRPARYWYRPPRFFRPVVTTRGSSAGPWYRQFPGYPWDSYGKAQWRGFPWWGWNPNSFWNPWRYRIQYHNHGDPKVSRSRRSSGHDPLASPTSTTAHKLVPSKPGSLSPGNTPSRPSPFNEQGLVGPGQYPGRLGPPFNPALVGPYSSNNNGAGWGFGGQSSGKGWGGIPWWDKNNWHVAPTRDDLASFPPSRNQGVDPPPNNFPGLAGPSNFPTRVAGPSNFPTRVAGPSNFPTGMEGPSNLPAGMEGPSNFPTGMEGPSNLPAGMGGPSNLPAGMGGPSNFPTGMEGPSNLPAGMGGPSNFPTGMAGPSNFPAGMAGPSNLPAGMEGPSNFPAGMAGPSNFPTKLAGPSNFPAGMAGPSNFPTGMEGPSNFPAGMEGPSNFPAAGSGHGRPWSFPRHSPLGPHPGPLRQEGGDPAGDVEAVRGRGAEPVTPPPSPWNPSPWNRKQSGGRSSSKDIGSAPDDGHTY; this is encoded by the exons ATGTTCGGTGGCTATAGCGGCTACTGGCCTCAGTGGTGGAATATGTGGAACAACTATAGATACTGGCCTGGCTACTGGAACAACTGGAGCTGGATGTGGAACAACAACTATCCTTTCTACTATTCAAAAAAGGAcaaacaacaagcagacaagGAACACATCATTTCAAAACGAAGCTCTGACAGTTTAAATGAAGACCAGGTGTCCAGAATGGTGGGTGGCTATGGTGGCTACTTGCCTCAGGAATGGAACATGTGGAACCACTACAGATACTGGCCTAGCCAGTTGAAGAAATGGAACTGGATGTGGAACAGACATGGGAACTTTCACACATACTACCCATTTCGTTTTTCCAGGAGACAAGACAACAGAGGCCCGAACATGAGAATAAAAAGGAGCACAAGTGATGATACAGATGGTGAAGACATTTCCAGAGTGATGGGTGGCCATGGCGGCTACTGGCCTCAGCGGTGGAACATGTGGAGCAACTATAGATACTGGCCTGGCTACTGGAACAACTGGAACTGGATGTGGAACAACTACAATCCTTTCCACTTTTCAAAAGAGAAGATCGAAAAACAGTCAGACATGAAACACGTGCGAGAAAAACGCAGCACTGAAAATGGAGATGAAGACCAAGTGTCCAGAATGATGGGTGGCTATGGCGGACACTGGCctcagtggtggaacatgtggaaCAAGAACAGATACTGGCCTGGCTACTGGAACGACTGGTATTGGATGTGGAACAACTACAATCCTTTCTACTTTTCCAAAGAAAACACTAAAGAAAATCTGGACAAAGAACACATTCTCACAAAACGTAGCACAGATACCTCAGAGGAAGACCAAGTGTCCAGAATGATGGGTGGCTATAGCGGCTACTGGCctcagtggtggaacatgtggaaCAACTACAGATACTGGCCTGGCTACTGGAAAGGTTGGTATTCCACGTGGAATAACTACTATCCTTTTTACTTTTCAAAAGAGAATGAGGAAGCACAATCAGACAAGGAACGCGTTGGTCGTGAAAAGCGCGGTACTGAAACCAAAGACAAAGATACGATTTCCAGAATGATGGGTGGCTATGGCGGCAACTGGCctcagtggtggaacatgtggaaCAACTACAGATACTGGCCAAACTGGAATAACTGGGTATGGAGCCATTTCAGCAAGGGGTTTCCCGTGAATTCATATCACCGTTTTCAGAACACTCAGTATGGAAACGGCCATCACACCATCTTCAAGAGGAATGCAGATGAAAATGATAAGATGGAGGAAAAAGTGGCACACATGATGAATGGCTATCAGTACCCCCATGGACCTGATTTACAAAACATACGGGGCAATGACAACTACCAACCTCACTACTGGAACAGTCAGGCTGACTGGAGCCACAACTGGAACAGAAACACCTGGATGTGGAACAGAAACCCAGCACAGTTCTCACCCAACATGTTCTTTTACCATCAGAGTGGTGGTCCCGACTTCCCACCTTCTGCTGGCTATAGGTGGAACACTGGGAACGGCGTGAATAGATTTCCGTCCGACCACCCGTTCGCTTTTTCTCAAGACGGGAATGGTGCCTCTGATGATCCCTCAAAGAAGCAGCGAGAGAAACGCAGCTCGGGACCTGTACAGTCGAAAAACAGCACAGTAGAAAACACCACGGACACAACGTCTGCCAGTGACACTGATTCAGCATCAGATCCCGACATTGCCAGGCAGATGTCAAGTTTTGATGGCTCCTCTGCTAATCCCTATCAGCAGCAGTGGTGGAGACTTTACCGTTCTTATGTAAACAGCAAACCAAGACACTGGGGTGGCAAACCTCGTTTCACTGCATATGAAAATCCCTTTGACAACGTCTACAGAATGCGTTACTCTGACAGGTTTGGGCGTTACTATTACGTCAGGTACTTTTTGCCCTGGAGACTGTACCAATACTGGTTTCAGCAGATGTGTAACAGATGGGCGCAGAATCAGATGTGGTATGATACCATGCGGCGTGGCTCCACTTCTCGCTACTCCCCGTTCTCCAAACCAGCATCTGACCCCGACGTTCGACAACAGAGAACTGACGGTGCAGCCCCAGAAGGAGAAGAGACTGGagctcagagagaaacagacaaggcgGAAGAGAAGAGGACGAAGCGAAGCCTGGGCGGCATGAACTCCGTCAGCAGATACCTCTACCCCTATGGAAGCATGTTGGGTCTTTCCTACAACTCCCCAAGCTGGTGGAACAACGTGGTCAACTCCAATGGCTGGCCTTTGGGGAATTACTTTATGCACAATCGTGTGTGGGGACCAAGAAATAGGGGTAACGACTGGGTGTGGCCCAGCTATAATGGGCATCCGTTCATGTACTTACAAAAAAGGGGGTCTTCCACCGAGAATACGAAGCAAAGGGTTGACGAAAATACCCCCTCCATGGAGCAAAACAAAGCAGACGCAGCTACTGACAGCGGCAGATCAAAGCGATCAACAGGACAGACATCaggtgaagatgaagatgaacacGTATCTCGGTGGATGAGAGTTCCCGACCAGTTCTACAATCAGCCAATGTGGAAACAAAACAGTTGGGGCCAGCAGATGCCTGGGTGGATGGGAGGAAACCCTAAAAATGGATTCAATGATTTCTATCCTGGATTCATGAACAACAAATTCATGCCATCTGACAGATTTAACCAGTATGTAAATCAAGACAGAAAGTGGGACAGTTTCAACAACTTCcatccattctctttctctgaaaGTGACCTAGAAACTGAAAAACAGCCTTCAGGTGAGCGACAAAAGCGTAGTTCTGAAGAAGACATTGAAACGCGATCCAGCGCTGATGATGTTGATCCTAAAGTGTCCAGGTGGGTGAGGGGTTATCTATCCATGCCACCCATGATTTCCAGGGTATACCCTTGGCCCATGGGCATGAGGCAAGGCTGGCAGTACCAGGGCCACAACTCTCAGAGCCATTGGAGAACGTGGAATGGTTGGGGAGAAGGCAAATCATGGAATAACTGGAACACGGCTTACACTGctaccttcccctccccttcctttgcCTTCTCTGCTGGTGAGGCCACGAATGCTGAAAAGATCAGACAAAAACGTAGCAGCGAACATTCTCCCGGAGTCCAGAGCGAAGATTCTGAAGACGCATCGGAGGACGACCCAGAAGTGTCCAGGATGGGTAGAGGCTTTGGTTGGAGAGGTGTCTATCCCATGGGAGGAAAGAAGCACAGCCCCAGCATGTTTGAGGACCGTCGATGGATGGGTTACACCATGCCCGATTCCTACGTGTACGGACCTCGGCGATCCAACTGGCAAGGGAAGAACCACTTTCCCTCTGGTTGGCTATCGAGTCAGAATCGGTTTTTTCCACAGTGGAATCGGTATCAGAACGTGCCGTTCTGGGGCTGGAGAGACAATCGCCAGATGCAGAATGTAAACAATTGGAATAATTTCCAAAATTTTCGGAAGATGAACCCCTTCAACAATGGAAACGTTGACGAAAGCGTGTTCGATCCTCTAAGTTCCTACTACTTCTCCAAGAAAGATGCGTTGACCTCTTCCAACGAAGAAAAGATAGAGAAAAGCATGGCTGACAAAACCACATCAACAGACACCATGACAGCCACCAGtcaagaagaagcagaggacCGGTCGAAGCGCAGTGTTATCACTCTTGCCAGTCTCCTCACCAAAGGAAACAGACAACCTGGACAACGACAGCTCAACTTCCAGACAATGCTGAAGCCCAACAGAAGGTTCCTGAAGCGCAGCGCGCCTTACAAGGTGAAGCGCTTTTCTCCAGAGGCCACGGCGAGGCTGGAGAAACGATTTCAAAAGAggagccccaccaccaccaccccgccccctgccACGACCAGCAAAGACCCGCCGACGAGTCCTGAGGTCGCTCCCAGAATGGCCATGCGTGCCACAGCCCCGGCACGTGGTcagcaggacagagacagagaatggggccCTCCCAGGGATGCCCGCTTTCCCCCTGACCCCAACACCAACCCCTCACCGTCTGACCGAAGCGAGATTCCCAACCCTGGCTTCAGCCCCGGCCGGGGCTCGGGTCAGGCTGCAGGTTCAGGTCAGGGCGTTGATCCGCAGGGGAGTCTGGCTGGTCCGGGTGACTGGGGCTGGGATCGCTCCGGGTGGAGTGCGAACCTGAACTGGGCAGGAGGGCAGGACGACGATCAGGGCTCCAGAGACAAAGGCCAAGAACAAAAAG GtcctacagacagagacagcacctccacaaccaccaccacctcctctgatAGTCAGCCAGGTGGCAACCCCAGTGACAGCTTCCAGAACGGAGACTCCCAGAACCGACTGAGCAACTACAACTACATCGACGTCAACAACCCCGACTACTGGAACCAGTTCTTCAACCCCTCCTCTGTCAACTCCAGCGCCGGGAGGCCGCTCGGAAACGCCAGTCAGTGGGACAACTGGTTCGGCCTCTGGGCCTACGGGCCCAACTTCTGGGACGACATGAACGACCTGGATCTGTGGGACGCCCCCTGGGGATCTGGGTCCTGGGGGATGGGGCCTGGAGGGAGTCAGTGGGGAGGCAACTGGTGGGGGAATCCCGCTACTGacttcagctcctcctcctcctcctccgctcagCCTGTGGAGATGGGCTGGGAGATTTTCTGGCTGGATGATTGTGACGGGGACTGGAGCTCCAGAGATTCGGG GTTCCGGCCTTTGAACACCCGGGACTGGTGGAATCTTGCCCAGTTCCTAGACGTAGATGTTATGGACGTTCTTCCTGGCCACCCCCACGATCGGGACTGTGGGGACTGCTTACCCCCTTAcgtcctctctccccctcgccgtTACCACGCCTCCTTCCGCTTCCAGCCATTGTCCTTccgtccctccttctctgtccttcGCCCCGCCCGCTACTGGTACCGGCCGCCACGCTTCTTCCGTCCAGTGGTCACAACGCGGGGGTCCTCGGCTGGTCCCTGGTACAGGCAGTTTCCGGGGTACCCTTGGGATTCTTATGG GAAGGCCCAGTGGCGTGGCTTTCCCTGGTGGGGCTGGAACCCCAACAGCTTCTGGAACCCCTGGCGCTACCGGATCCAGTACCACAACCACGGGGACCCCAAGGTCAGCCGGAGCCGCCGATCTTCCGGCCACGACCCCCTGGCGTCGCCCACGTCCACCACAGCCCACAAGCTGGTCCCCAGCAAGCCGGGGTCCCTCTCCCCAGGCAACACGCCCTCCCGCCCCTCGCCCTTCAACGAGCAGGGTTTGGTGGGCCCTGGGCAGTACCCGGGCAGACTGGGCCCGCCCTTCAACCCTGCCCTGGTGGGAccctacagcagcaacaacaacggggCCGGCTGGGGTTTTGGCGGTCAGTCGTCCGGGAAAGGCTGGGGGGGAATTCCCTGGTGGGACAAGAACAACTGGCACGTGGCTCCAACCAGGGACGACCTGGCCAGCTTTCCCCCATCCCGGAACCAAGGCGTGGACCCCCCGCCCAACAACTTCCCTGGCTTGGCAGGACCCTCGAACTTCCCAACCAGGGTGGCAGGACCCTCGAACTTCCCAACCAGGGTGGCAGGACCCTCGAACTTCCCAACCGGGATGGAAGGACCCTCGAACTTACCAGCCGGGATGGAAGGACCCTCGAACTTCCCAACCGGGATGGAAGGACCCTCGAACTTACCAGCCGGGATGGGAGGACCCTCGAACTTACCAGCCGGGATGGGAGGACCCTCGAACTTCCCAACCGGGATGGAAGGACCCTCGAACTTACCAGCCGGGATGGGAGGACCCTCGAACTTCCCAACCGGGATGGCAGGACCCTCGAACTTCCCAGCCGGGATGGCAGGACCCTCGAACTTACCAGCCGGGATGGAAGGACCCTCGAACTTCCCAGCCGGGATGGCAGGACCCTCGAACTTTCCAACCAAGTTGGCAGGACCCTCGAACTTCCCAGCCGGGATGGCAGGACCCTCGAACTTCCCAACCGGGATGGAAGGACCCTCGAACTTCCCAGCCGGGATGGAAGGACCCTCGAACTTCCCAGCCGCCGGGTCGGGTCACGGGAGACCTTGGTCCTTCCCCCGGCACTCGCCCCTCGGGCCCCACCCAGGACCCCTGCGTCAGGAAGGTGGTGACCCTGCTGGAGATGTTGAGGCGGTCAGAGGCCGAGGGGCAGAACCAGTGACACCGCCACCCTCCCCCTGGAACCCCAGCCCCTGGAACAGGAAGCAGTCCGGCGGGCGTTCTAGCAGCAAGGACATAGGCTCTGCGCCTGATGACGGGCACACATATTGA